A single Macaca mulatta isolate MMU2019108-1 chromosome 15, T2T-MMU8v2.0, whole genome shotgun sequence DNA region contains:
- the ST6GALNAC4 gene encoding alpha-N-acetyl-neuraminyl-2,3-beta-galactosyl-1,3-N-acetyl-galactosaminide alpha-2,6-sialyltransferase isoform X1, with amino-acid sequence MKAPGRLVLIILCSVVFSAVYFLLCCWAGLPLCLATCLDHHFSTDSRPTVPGPLHFSGYSSVPDGKPLVREPCRSCAVVSSSGQMLGSGLGAEIDGAECVFRMNQAPTVGFEADVGQRSTLRVISHTSVPLLLRNYSHYFQKARDTLYVVWGQGRHMDRVLGGRTYRTLLQLTRMYPGLQVYTFTERMMAYCDQIFQDETGKNRRQSGSFLSTGWFTMILALELCEEIVVYGMVSDSYCREKSHPSVPYHYFEKGRLDECQMYLAHEQAPRSAHRFITEKAVFSRWAKKRPIVFAHPSWRTE; translated from the exons ATGAAGGCTCCG GGTCGGCTCGTGCTCATCATCCTGTGCTCTGTGGTCTTCTCTGCCGTCTACTTCCTCCTGTGCTGCTGGGCCGGCCTGCCTCTCTGCCTGGCCACCTGCCTGGACCACCACTTCTCCACAGACTCCAGGCCCACTGTGCCGGGCCCCTTGCACTTCAGTGGATATAGCAGTGTGCCAGATGGGAAG CCGCTGGTCCGCGAGCCCTGCCGCAGCTGTGCTGTGGTGTCCAGCTCCGGCCAGATGCTGGGCTCAGGCCTGGGTGCTGAGATCGACGGTGCCGAGTGCGTGTTCCGCATGAACCAGGCGCCCACCGTGGGCTTTGAGGCGGACGTGGGCCAGCGCAGTACCCTGCGTGTCATCTCACACACAAGCGTGCCGCTGCTGCTGCGCAACTACTCACACTACTTCCAGAAGGCCCGAGACACGCTCTACGTGGTATGGGGCCAGGGCAGGCACATGGACCGGGTGCTCGGCGGCCGCACCTACCGCACGCTGCTGCAGCTCACCAGGATGTACCCCGGCCTGCAGGTGTACACCTTCACTGAGCGCATGATGGCCTACTGCGACCAAATCTTCCAAGACGAGACGGGCAAGAACCG GAGGCAGTCGGGCTCCTTCCTCAGCACCGGCTGGTTCACCATGATCCTCGCGCTGGAGCTGTGTGAGGAGATCGTGGTCTATGGGATGGTCAGCGACAGCTACTGCAG GGAGAAGAGCCACCCCTCAGTGCCTTACCACTACTTCGAGAAGGGCCGACTGGATGAATGTCAGATGTACCTGGCACACGAGCAGGCGCCCCGAAGCGCCCACCGCTTCATCACTGAGAAGGCAGTCTTCTCCCGCTGGGCCAAGAAGAGGCCCATCGTGTTTGCCCATCCGTCCTGGAGGACTGAGTAG
- the ST6GALNAC4 gene encoding alpha-N-acetyl-neuraminyl-2,3-beta-galactosyl-1,3-N-acetyl-galactosaminide alpha-2,6-sialyltransferase isoform X2 has product MLGSGLGAEIDGAECVFRMNQAPTVGFEADVGQRSTLRVISHTSVPLLLRNYSHYFQKARDTLYVVWGQGRHMDRVLGGRTYRTLLQLTRMYPGLQVYTFTERMMAYCDQIFQDETGKNRRQSGSFLSTGWFTMILALELCEEIVVYGMVSDSYCREKSHPSVPYHYFEKGRLDECQMYLAHEQAPRSAHRFITEKAVFSRWAKKRPIVFAHPSWRTE; this is encoded by the exons ATGCTGGGCTCAGGCCTGGGTGCTGAGATCGACGGTGCCGAGTGCGTGTTCCGCATGAACCAGGCGCCCACCGTGGGCTTTGAGGCGGACGTGGGCCAGCGCAGTACCCTGCGTGTCATCTCACACACAAGCGTGCCGCTGCTGCTGCGCAACTACTCACACTACTTCCAGAAGGCCCGAGACACGCTCTACGTGGTATGGGGCCAGGGCAGGCACATGGACCGGGTGCTCGGCGGCCGCACCTACCGCACGCTGCTGCAGCTCACCAGGATGTACCCCGGCCTGCAGGTGTACACCTTCACTGAGCGCATGATGGCCTACTGCGACCAAATCTTCCAAGACGAGACGGGCAAGAACCG GAGGCAGTCGGGCTCCTTCCTCAGCACCGGCTGGTTCACCATGATCCTCGCGCTGGAGCTGTGTGAGGAGATCGTGGTCTATGGGATGGTCAGCGACAGCTACTGCAG GGAGAAGAGCCACCCCTCAGTGCCTTACCACTACTTCGAGAAGGGCCGACTGGATGAATGTCAGATGTACCTGGCACACGAGCAGGCGCCCCGAAGCGCCCACCGCTTCATCACTGAGAAGGCAGTCTTCTCCCGCTGGGCCAAGAAGAGGCCCATCGTGTTTGCCCATCCGTCCTGGAGGACTGAGTAG